The following is a genomic window from Acidobacteriota bacterium.
ACTTCGGGATCGCACGATCGACCGCCTCGAGGGCGTTCCGGTACCGACGGTCGGCCTGCTCGCGTTCCGCCGTCAGTCGGCTGGCTTCGTCCGGGTGTTTCAGATCCTCAGACACAGTCCACTCCTCGCGTCCTATCGCCCAGTTCGCCGGGTTGTCCGCCGTGGCGTCCCGACCGGCGGTGCGCCATCGAGTCGGATGGCCGCAGCCGACCTGTCTGCCTCACTCTACAGCCAGTCCAGCTTGACACCCATGTGACTGGCAATCGCCCGCGCCTGTTTGGTGCCATCCACGACCAGGTGCGCCGGCCACCGCGGGTGCGGATTGGGCTCGGACGTCCGCGTGCGCTCTAGCAATGCCTCATAGTCCTGCGCCATGATCTCGATCGTCGCGTGCCGGCTCCAATACCGCCTCGCGGCACTGCCGAGCTGCTCGCGAAGCTGGCGGCTTTCGGCCAGCCGGCGGATCGCGAGCTTCAGCATCTGCACCTCGTCGGTCAACTCGACGATGAGCGCAATCGGTTCGCGGTCCGCGGGCGGCCGGTCGCCAACCGCCAGAGTGGCCATCGACCGTGGGTCGATCACGGGTACCTCTGTCAGGTGCGCCAGCTCGCTGATGACCGTGGGCTTGCCAGCCGCCAGACAGCGGAGCCAGGAGGCGGACGTTTCCCGGCCCGTCGGCCAGCGCAGGCAAAGACACGCATCGGCGAGCGCCAGATACCGGCCCAGTTCTCCGTCTGGCACGTAGCCGGTGACCACGACGCGGTCGGCGACGTGCGACGACGCCGCATCACGGCGAACGTCGTAGTAGTCGGCCGTCCCGCCCACGCACAGCAGCCAGGGTTCCGGGACAAGCCCAGACACCTTGATCTGGCCCAGCGCTTTCACGACAGCCGACAGCCGCTTTTCAGGCGTCGCCCGACCGAACGCCACAAACACCACGGCCTGCTCCGGAATACCCAGCATGGCCCGCAGGGCCTCGGAGTGCCCGGTCTCGCCGGTCGTCAGATCCCGAACGCCCTGGCGAATCGGGATGACCTTCGCGCCTGCAACCACCTCGGACAGTTCCTCGGCCAAGAGGCGATTGTGAACCGCCACCACCCGGCCTGCCTCGACCGGAATTCTTACCATCGGGTGGTCGTAGTACAGCGAACGGACGGCGTCTCCCAATCCGGAAATCACCACCTCGTGCAGCGCACGCGGGGCACGGGGATGACAGTACGAAAACTCCGCGCGATACTCGTTGAGGCGTCCCCGCCCAATCAGGCCTGCGGCCCGCGCATGGTGCAGTTGTCCGTCGTGGATGACGACCAGCCCCGGGTATCGCACCATGTACGGCCAGATGTAGTCGTGACACAGCTCATTGCCCAACTGGTACACGCAGACATCGAATCCTTGTGTGGTATATCGCCAGGGGAAGTCG
Proteins encoded in this region:
- a CDS encoding glycosyltransferase family 4 protein; this translates as MRVAWFSPLPPDRSGIAAYCAELLPQLASRHEIEAFVDDGDGRPGAARVEPIAGVRVRGAHDFPWRYTTQGFDVCVYQLGNELCHDYIWPYMVRYPGLVVIHDGQLHHARAAGLIGRGRLNEYRAEFSYCHPRAPRALHEVVISGLGDAVRSLYYDHPMVRIPVEAGRVVAVHNRLLAEELSEVVAGAKVIPIRQGVRDLTTGETGHSEALRAMLGIPEQAVVFVAFGRATPEKRLSAVVKALGQIKVSGLVPEPWLLCVGGTADYYDVRRDAASSHVADRVVVTGYVPDGELGRYLALADACLCLRWPTGRETSASWLRCLAAGKPTVISELAHLTEVPVIDPRSMATLAVGDRPPADREPIALIVELTDEVQMLKLAIRRLAESRQLREQLGSAARRYWSRHATIEIMAQDYEALLERTRTSEPNPHPRWPAHLVVDGTKQARAIASHMGVKLDWL